The Trichoderma atroviride chromosome 5, complete sequence genome contains a region encoding:
- a CDS encoding uncharacterized protein (EggNog:ENOG41~antiSMASH:Cluster_5.7~SMCOG1034:cytochrome P450) produces the protein MFGPRVAIVLSSDVAVKDLLDKRNSIYSGRPEMYMGQDIMSGGLRPLFMGNVPVWRMVRKLAHGILNVKISRTYVPYQDLEVKAMLMGFLDSPKDFLNHIRRYTTSLTTQMAFGYRTAASDDEDLLSMFENFDELSQIATNKAGAILDLYPIARSLPDFLLPIRKAGKEYHKREMKLFMKHFLNARKQLKSGNAKPCCAIDLLNAQKELGFSDELACYMGGSLLQAGSETTAIILVGFFEAMLVYPEVAKEAQAEIDRVCGDRMPDLNDVPDMPYIRACMKESMRWMPATALGVPHAVTQDDSYMGYHIPKDSAVFLNVWAIQNDPQRHPDPRKYDPSRWAGDHQNSAQSAVTGDPTKRDHYVFGAGRRLCQGMHIADRSLFLAMSRTLWAFDLKRPIDEKTGREIIPDVDDIQDGLFISPAPFKANIVPRSESRAAAVRKEWESMAELLDEDLQWKIVPEGLKWRDYEPLDENEDLLEALS, from the exons ATGTTTGGGCCTAGAGTTGCCATTGTTTTATCGTCAGATGTGGCTGTCAAAGACTTGCTGGACAAGCGCAACTCAATCTACTCAGGCAGACCGGAAATGTACATGGGCCAAGATATTATGAGCGGAGGTCTCCGTCCGCTATTCATG GGAAACGTTCCAGTGTGGCGCATGGTTCGAAAGCTCGCACATGGTATTCTCAATGTGAAGATCTCTCGAACATATGTGCCATACCAGGACCTCGAAGTCAAAGCCATGCTCATGGGATTCTTGGATAGCCCAAAAGACTTTTTGAATCACATTCGCCGATATACAACGTCTCTCACTACGCAGATGGCTTTTGGCTACCGCACAGCGGcaagcgacgatgaagatttACTCAGCATGTTTGAA AACTTTGATGAGCTCTCCCAAATTGCTACAAATAAA GCCGGTGCCATACTCGATTTGTACCCCATTGCCAGATCTCTACCTGATTTTCTCCTTCCGATCAGAAAGGCAGGAAAAGAATACCacaagagagaaatgaaACTGTTCATGAAGCACTTCTTGAATGCTCGCAAACAACTGAAGAGCGGTAATGCAAAG CCATGCTGCGCCATTGATCTTCTCAACGCACAAAAGGAACTCGGCTTCTCAGATGAGCTAGCATGCTATATGGGTGGTTCCCTCCTCCAAGCCGGCTCTGAAACTACAGCAATCATCTTGGTTGGCTTCTTTGAGGCCATGCTGGTCTATCCTGAGGTCGCCAAAGAAGCGCAAGCGGAAATTGATCGCGTCTGCGGAGACCGCATGCCTGACTTGAATGATGTTCCCGATATGCCTTATATCCGTGCTTGCATGAAAGAAAGTATGCGATGGATGCCTGCTACAGCTCTTGGTGTACCGCATGCCGTGACGCAGGATGACTCCTACATGGGCTATCATATCCCTAAAGACTCTGCTGTTTTTCTCAACGTCTG GGCCATTCAAAATGATCCCCAAAGACATCCCGATCCGCGAAAATACGACCCTTCTCGCTGGGCAGGAGACCACCAAAATTCGGCCCAATCAGCTGTCACCGGCGATCCTACCAAGCGTGATCACTATGTTTTCGGAGCTGGTCGACGGTTATGCCAAGGAATGCACATCGCTGATCGGTCTCTTTTCCTGGCAATGTCCCGTACGCTCTGGGCATTCGATTTGAAGCGCCCAATTGATGAGAAGACGGGACGGGAGATCATCCCAGACGTTGATGACATCCAAGATGGTCTGTTTATTTCGCCTGCACCTTTCAAGGCCAACATTGTTCCAAGAAGCGAGAGTAGAGCTGCAGCAGTACGGAAGGAATGGGAGAGTATGGCAGAATTGCTTGACGAGGATTTGCAGTGGAAAATCGTCCCGGAGGGCCTCAAATGGAGAGACTATGAACCCCTCGATGAGAATGAAGATTTACTCGAGGCTCTTAGTTAA
- a CDS encoding uncharacterized protein (antiSMASH:Cluster_5.7~SMCOG1001:short-chain dehydrogenase/reductase SDR): protein MGRDQKFALVTGCGKGGIGEALVLEYTRRGVHAIATVLPNEDSDHLTAAGITWFPLDVRDEKSVIHLKEEILAVTGGYLDFLVNNAGICYTMPAIDTDVNAVKRMFEVNVFGPMQMVHHFHDMLIRACGTVVNIGSIGGVVPYMYGASYNASKAALHHYSNTLRLEMSPFNVKVICVISGEVGTNILKNDVNRKLPAGSYYTPLATEFKDHVTRTPKTTSRLVYASNVVSQSLRSSPVPWLWTGSATGIIRFLDMFAWRTIWDFFFYREFNLDKVKQAHLANVKKDL, encoded by the exons ATGGGTCGTGATCAAAAATTCGCCTTGGTTACAGG GTGCGGGAAAGGCGGAATTGGCGAGGCTCTTGTCCTAGAGTATACTCGTCGGGGCGTCCATGCTATTGCGACTGTGCTCCCGAATGAGGATAGCGATCATCTAACTGCAGCTGGGATTACTTGGTTTCCTCTGGATGTGAGAGACGAAAAGTCTGTTATACACCTAAAGGAAGAGATCCTCGCAGTTACCGGCGGCTACTTGGACTTTCTCGTTAACAATGC GGGAATAT GCTATACGATGCCTGCCATTGACACTGATGTCAATGCTGTGAAGCGAATGTTTGAGGTCAATGTTTTTGGGCCGATGCAGATGGTGCATCACTTCCATGACATGCTCATCCGAGCATGTGGAACTGTTGTCAACATTGGATCCATTGGCGGTGTCGTGCCATACATGTACGGAG CGTCATACAACGCATCTAAAGCTGCTCTTCACCATTATTCCAATACACTGCGTCTTGAGATGTCACCCTTTAA TGTTAAAGTGATATGT GTCATCTCTGGAGAAGTTGGAACCAACATTCTCAAGAACGACGTCAACCGAAAACTGCCTGCAG GATCATACTACACGCCCCTCGCCACTGAATTTAAAGACCATGTTACAAGAACACCCA AGACTACAAGCAGGTTAGTTTATGCATCGAATGTTGTCTCTCAGAGCTTGAGGTCGTCCCCAGTACCGTGGCTGTGGACCGGAAGCGCCACTGGTATAATTCGATTTTTGGACATGTTTGCGTGGCGTACAATCTGG gacttcttcttctaccgCGAGTTTAACCTGGATAAAGTCAAGCAAGCGCATTTGGCAAACGTCAAAAAGGACCTTTAG
- a CDS encoding uncharacterized protein (EggNog:ENOG41~antiSMASH:Cluster_5.7): MAEQQKQQLSPELAKMLEANPELAKMLATSAGYVNTFPAPGLRRTVRHITGHNEEGKGVFIKTDCGDHHRVIGNDQALANIIYSTKETPVEMNGDVDLKFALETEPPLHYHNGSVCRMIDFAPGVISPMHRAVSLDYGVVIEGEFKLILDSGESRILRQGDVSVQRASAHQWENITGNGLLPGRMLWVLLDCKPILINGKPLGEELNELAPYYENR; encoded by the exons ATGGCCGAGCaacagaagcagcagcttagcCCTgagttggccaagatgctggaagCCAACcccgagctggccaagatgctcGCCACCAGCGCTGGCTATGTCAACACATTCCCAGCTCCCGGCCTTCGACGCACCGTCCGACACATCACTGGCCACAACGAGGAGGGCAAGggcgtcttcatcaagaCTGACTGTGGTGACCACCACCGTGTCATTGGCAACGACCAGGCTCTTGCCAACATCATCTACTCAACCAAAGAGACGCCCGTTGAGATGAACGGCGATGTTGACCTGAAGTTTGCTCTGGAGACCGAG CCTCCTCTGCACTACCACAACGGCTCTGTCTGCCGCATGATCGACTTTGCCCCCGGTGTCATCTCTCCCATGCACCGCGCCGTGTCGCTCGACTATGGTGTCGTTATCGAGGGAGAGTTCAAGCTGATTCTCGACTCCGGCGAGTCGCGAATCTTGCGCCAGGGCGATGTCAGCGTTCAGCGTGCCAGTGCCCATCAGTGGGAGAACATCACTGGTAACGGACTTTTGCCTGGCCGTATGCTGTGGGTTCTGCTTGACTGCAAGCCTATTCTTATCAATGGCAAGCCACTTGGCGAGGAGCTCAACGAGCTTGCTCCTTACTATGAGAACCGATAA
- a CDS encoding putative secondary metabolism biosynthetic enzyme (EggNog:ENOG41~antiSMASH:Cluster_5.7~SMCOG1001:short-chain dehydrogenase/reductase SDR) — protein MDITGNAFIVGGGKQNFRIRLSPSNSPANMYPGSGIGRACALGLAKDGAAGILIADMNVEAAGRVIAECKAVATASNFRAEAIQIDISQEESVAKATSFMVQTFERIDYCINCAGIGVQMPLNIAEADLGEFSRFLRIHVEGTFLLVRSVSAVMQRQELKPIDAANPARGGTRGSIVTLGSGNSFAATPHLVQYTAAKHAVLGVTKNAALDNAPYGIRVNCVCPTWVETPMIQSARDGGMDIDSWVNKVVPLGRIATAEEVADTVIFLSSPRASYVTGSGFIIDGGTTLTCHA, from the exons ATGGATATTACTGGAAACGCATTCATTGTTGGGGGTGGTAAGCAAAATTTCCGTATCAGACTTTCTCCATCCAACAGTCCCGCTAACATGTATCCAGGCAGCGGTATAGGAAGAGCTTGCGCCCTTGGCctggccaaagatggcgcCGCCGGTATCCTTATCGCGGACATGAACGTTGAAGCTGCGGGCCGGGTCATTGCGGAATGCAAAGCCGTGGCAACCGCCAGCAACTTTCGCGCTGAGGCGATCCAAATCGACATCTCGCAGGAAGAGTCGGTGGCAAAGGCTACCAGCTTCATGGTTCAGACCTTTGAAAGGATTGACTACTGCATCAACTGCGCAGGG ATTGGCGTTCAGATGCCCCTCAACATAGCAGAGGCAGACCTGGGCGAGTTCAGCCGCTTTCTGCGAATCCACGTGGAGGGGACCTTTTTGTTGGTGCGCAGCGTCTCTGCCGTGATGCAACGCCAGGAACTGAAGCCCATCGACGCCGCAAACCCGGCCCGAGGAGGGACTCGCGGCTCGATTGTGACGCTGGGCTCGGGGAATTCCTTCGCAGCCACGCCTCACCTGGTGCAGTACACGGCCGCCAAGCACGCGGTTCTGGGTGTCACCAAGAACGCCG CTCTCGACAACGCTCCCTACGGAATCAGGGTCAACTGCGTCTGTCCCACGTGGGTGGAAACCCCCATGATCCAAAGCGCGCGGGACGGCGGCATGGACATTGACAGCTGGGTCAACAAGGTGGTGCCTCTGGGCCGGATCGCTACGGCGGAGGAGGTGGCAGATaccgtcatcttcctcagcaGCCCGAGAGCCAGCTACGTGACGGGATCCGGATTCATCATCGATGGAGGCACCACGCTTACCTGCCATGCGTAG